From one Lemur catta isolate mLemCat1 chromosome 5, mLemCat1.pri, whole genome shotgun sequence genomic stretch:
- the CDKN2AIPNL gene encoding CDKN2AIP N-terminal-like protein: MVGGEAAAAVEKLVSGVRQAADFAEQFRSYSESEKHWKARMEFILRHLPDYRDPPDGGGRLDQLLSLSMVWANHLFLGCSYNKDLLDKVMEMADGIEVEDLPQFTTRSELMKKHQS; encoded by the exons ATGGTGGGTGGCGAGGCGGCTGCCGCGGTTGAGAAGCTGGTCTCGGGGGTGCGGCAGGCGGCCGACTTCGCGGAGCAGTTCCGCTCCTACTCGGAGAGCGAGAAGCACTGGAAGGCCCGCATGGAGTTCATCCTGCGCCACCTGCCCGACTACCGCGACCCGCCGGACGGCGGCGGCCGCCTGGACCAGCTGCTGTCCCTCTCCATGGTCTGGGCCAACCACCTCTTCCTGGGCTGCAG TTACAATAAAGACCTTTTAGACAAGGTGATGGAAATGGCTGATGGGATTGAAGTGGAAGACCTGCCACAGTTTACTACCAGAAGTGAATTAATGAAAAAG catcaAAGCTAA